CACGTCAGCGGCATCGCCGTACTGATAGGCCAACTTCAGGTAGCCCTGGAAATGCCGCGCCTCGGACTTGAGCAGGCCGCCATAGAACTTGCCCAGCTCCTCGTCCAGGTGCGGTACCAGCGCCTCGAAGCGCTCACAGGAGCGCGCCTCGATGAAGGCACCAACCACCAGGGTATCGATCAGCTTGTGCGGCTCGTGGTTGCGCACCACCGCGCGCAGGCCCGAGGCATAGCGCGCCGCCGAGACCGGCCGCAGGTCGATCTTGCGCTTCTTCATGATGCGCAGCACCTGCTCGTGGTGCACCAGTTCCTCGCGCGCCAGACGCGACATGAAATTGATCAGGTCGAGCTGGTTGTTGTACTTGGCGATCAGCGCCATGGCCGTGGACGCCGCCTTGAATTCGTTGTTCTTGTGATCGATCAGCAGCGTCGGTTGATCGGCAAGCGCCGCCCGCACCCAGGCATCGGGAGTCGGGCAACCAAGGAATTCATGGATTTCAGGCAGGTTCACAGCAGATATTCCGTAGAGAGAGCGCAGCACCGCAGCGCTGGCAGGCTGGGCCGGGGCGGGTCATTATACGAATGCCGACGCCCAGAGCCAGCGATGTCGTGACCGGGGTCAAGAACGCCATATGCGGCAGCTTCTATAGTGGCAGCGCAACCAAGTATCCACGCACAGGGACAAGCTCATGCAAGCCAATCGCAGCATTCTGGTGGTTATGGATCCGCAACAGGCCGACGGTCTGGCACTGAAGAGAGCCAAGCTGATCGCCGCCGTCACCCACTCGCACCTGCACCTGCTGGTTGCCGACAAGAAACAGGAGCATGCCGGCTACCTGGCCGCCGCCAAGACCGACCTGGAGCAGGAAGGTTTCAGCGTCAGCACCCAGCAGGCCTGGCATGACAGCACCTACCAGACGGTGATTGCCGCCCAGCAGGCCGAAGGCTGCGACCTGGTGGTCAAGCAGCACGTGCCGGACAACCCGCTGAAGAAGGCCATCCTCACCCCCGAGGACTGGAAGCTGCTGCGCTACTGCCCGTCCCCGGTACTGATGGTGAAGACCGACACCCCCTGGCATGGCGGCATCATTCTCGCCGCCGTGGATGTCGGCAACAGCGACGTCCAGCACCGCACCCTGCACAACAGCATCGTCAACCACGGCTACAACATCGCCGAACTGGCCCAGGCCACCCTGCATGTGATCAGCGCCCACCCCTCGCCCATGCTGTCGGCCGCCGATCCGACCTTCCAGCTCAAGGAAACCATCGAGGCGCGCTACCGCGAACAGTGCAAGGCATTCCAGGCCGAATATGCGGTCAGCGATGAACGCCTGCATATCGAGGAAGGCCCGGCCGATGTGCTGATCCCCTACACCGCGCAGAAGCTCAAGGCGGCCGTCACCGTGATCGGCACCGTGGCCCGCACCGGGCTGTCCGGCGCCCTGATCGGCAACACTGCCGAAGTGGTGCTGGATATCCTGGAAAGCGACGTGCTGGTGCTCAAGCCGGACAGCATCACCTCGCACCTGGAGGAGCTGGTGGCGCAGCGCTGAATAGCGCGCCCACAAAAAAGCCGCCTACGGGCGGCTTTTTGCTACCTGAGTCAGGCTCAGACGCGGATTTCCATACCCTCGCGCAGAAACTTCGGCGCGATGTAACGCTCGTAGTGCGCCTCGGAGAGCAGGAAGAATTCGCGATCGATGGCCTCGCGCAGATCAGGCAGCGGCCAATCGCGAAACTCCGGCAGCAGCGCCAGGCCATAGGCATCCAGGCGGTTGATCAGCCGCGAGGCGCGGGCGATCAGTTGATAGGCCCAGCAATACTCCGACTGCTCCGGCACGAAGCGTACCTGGTGCTGCTCCAGCTGCTGGCGCAGCCGGGCGGCGTCGAACACCTCCAGCTTGCCTTCCATCACCTGCACCAGCAGTTGCTCCAGGCGCCGCCAGACCGCGTGCTTCTCTTCTTCGGCATACAGGTTCCAGTTCACCACCTCATGGTGAAAGCGCTTGCAGCCGCGGCATACAAGGTCGCCGTAAACGGTGGAACAGAGGCCGACGCAGGGCGTCTTGATGCGCTGATGGGGCATGGCGGAAGGGACGATCAGGAAAACAGGCAGAGCATATTAACGGCTTAGGCCAAGGGGGTCACCCTGACCGGACGGACACCTGGCGACCGATAGATCGCATCAGCAACCGCCCAGCGGCCGCATTGCCTCGGGCTTTGCGCTTAACTTTGCCGCGCTCTTCCAGTAGAATCGGCACGCCTTTTTAGGCGTCGATGTCCGTCAGAAGCTGTTTTCAAAGCGTCACGAGCACAGTTAATCCGCCAGGAACGACGTTGGCGCCAGGTCTGCGAGCCCTCCTCACGACCTGCGCCAGCCCTCATCGCCCCTGTTCCTGCGGCGTAAAACTTTGAAAACAGCTTCTTGTATGAGGCTATCGACACACCGGCCGAGGTGCTCAAAAAGCTCCAAGGCGCAGTGTGCGATGGTTTTCTGGATGAGCGTCGCGAGCCACCGCGACCACTGATGAGGGTAATAACTGTGCTTGAAGCCTATCGCAAACATGTAGCAGAGCGTGCCGCCCAGGGTATTGCACCCCAGCCGCTAAACGCCGAACAAACTGCAGGCCTGGTAGAGCTGCTGAAGAATCCTCCGGCCGGCGAAGAAGCCTTCCTGGTCGACCTGCTCACCAATCGCGTTCCGCCGGGCGTCGACGAAGCCGCCTACGTCAAGGCCGGTTTCCTCTCCGCTGTCGCCAAGGGCGAAGCCAGCTCCCCGCTGGTCAGCAAGCAACACGCCATTGAGCTGCTGGGCACCATGCAGGGCGGCTACAACATCGCCACCCTGGTCGAAATGCTGGACAACGCCGAGCTGTCCGCCGTTGCCGCCGAGCAACTGAAGCACACCCTGCTGATGTTCGACGCCTTCCACGACGTTGCCGAGAAAGCCAAGGCCGGCAATGCCAACGCCAAGGCCGTTCTGGCTTCCTGGGCCGATGGCGAGTGGTTCAAGAACCGCCCGGCCGTGCCTGAGAAAGTCACCCTGACCGTATTCAAGGTCACCGGCGAAACCAACACCGACGACCTGTCCCCGGCGCCTGACGCCTGGTCGCGTCCGGACATCCCGCTGCACGCCCTGGCCATGCTGAAAATGGCCCGTGACGGCATCAACCCGGACGCTCCGGGTTCGGTCGGCCCGATCAAGCAGATGGAAGCCCTGAAAGCCAAAGGCTTCCCGGTTGCCTACGTCGGCGACGTAGTGGGTACCGGTTCTTCCCGTAAGTCCGCCACCAACTCGGTGCTGTGGTTCTTCGGCGACGACATCCCCAACGTGCCGAACAAGCGCGCTGGTGGTTTCTGCTTCGGCACCAAGATCGCCCCGATCTTCTACAACACCATGGAAGACGCCGGCGCCCTGCCGATCGAATTCGACTGCACCAACCTGGCCATGGGCGACGTCATCGACGTATACCCGTACAAAGGCGAAGTACGCCGTAATGGCAGCAACGAACTGGTCACCAGCTTCGAGCTGAAAACCGACGTACTGCTCGACGAAGTTCGCGCTGGCGGCCGTATCCCGCTGATCGTCGGCCGTGGCCTGACCGAGAAAGCCCGCGCCGAGCTGGGCCTGGGCGTCACCGACCTGTTCAAGAAACCGGTCGCTCCGGTCGACACCGGCAAGGGCTTCACCCTGGCCCAGAAGATGGTCGGCCGCGCCTGCGGTCTGCCGGAAGGCCAAGGCGTCCGTCCGGGCACCTACTGCGAACCGAAGATGACCACCGTCGGTTCCCAGGACACCACCGGCCCGATGACCCGCGACGAGCTGAAAGACCTGGCCTGCCTGGGCTTCTCCGCTGACCTGGTGATGCAGTCCTTCTGCCACACCGCGGCTTATCCGAAGCCGATCGACGTCACCACCCACCACACCCTGCCGGACTTCATCATGACCCGCGGCGGCGTGTCCCTGCGTCCGGGCGACGGCATCATCCACAGCTGGCTGAACCGCATGCTGCTGCCGGATACCGTGGGCACCGGTGGCGACTCGCACACCCGCTTCCCGATGGGCATCTCCTTCCCGGCCGGTTCCGGCCTGGTCGCCTTCGCCGCAGCCACCGGCGTCATGCCGCTGGACATGCCGGAGTCGGTACTGGTGCGCTTCAAGGGCAAGCTGCAACCGGGCATCACCCTGCGTGACCTGGTTCATGCCATCCCCTACTACGCCATCCAGCAGGGCCTCCTGACTGTCGAGAAGAAAGGCAAGAAGAACATCTTCTCCGGCCGCATCCTCGAAATCGAAGGTCTCAACGAGCTGACCGTCGAGCAGGCTTTCGAGCTGTCCGACGCCTCCGCCGAGCGTTCCGCTGCCGGTTGCACCATCAAGCTGCCGGAAAGCGCCATCGCCGAGTACCTGAAGTCGAACATCACCCTGCTGCGCTGGATGATCAGCGAAGGCTACGGCGATGCCCGCACCCTGGAACGTCGCGCCCAAGCGATGGAAGCCTGGCTGGCCAACCCGCAACTGCTGGAAGGCGACAAAGATGCCGAATACGCCGCCGTGATCGAGATCGATCTGGCCGACGTGAAAGAGCCGGTACTCTGCGCGCCGAACGACCCGGACGACGCCCGCCTGCTGTCCAGCGTACAAGGCCGCAAGATCGATGAAGTGTTCATCGGTTCCTGCATGACCAACATCGGTCACTTCCGTGCTGCCGGCAAACTGCTGGACAAGGTCAAGGGTGGCATTCCGACCCGTCTGTGGCTGGCTCCGCCGACCAAGATGGACGCCCACCAACTGACCGAAGAAGGCTACTACGGCATCTACGGCAAGGCTGGCGCGCGCATGGAAATGCCGGGCTGCTCGCTGTGCATGGGTAACCAGGCTCGCGTCCAGACCGGTTCGACCGTGGTCTCCACCTCGACCCGTAACTTCCCGAACCGCCTGGGCGACGCTACCGATGTGTTCCTGGCCTCTGCCGAACTGGCTGCGGTCGCTTCGATCATCGGCAAGCTGCCGACCGTCGAGGAGTACATGGAGTACGCGAAGAACATCGACAGCATGGCTGCCGACGTTTACCGCTACCTGAGCTTCGACCAGATCGCCGAGTTCCGCGAAGCCGCGGCCAGCGCGAACATCCCGGTCGTGCAAGCCTAAGCGTCACCGGCAACCAGAAGAGCCCCGCCTAGTGCGGGGCTTTTTCTTTTCCACCGCCTTGCGGGCAGTTCGGCAGGAGCTAACTTTCTTCGGGTGGGTCGGCGCTTCCGACCCCGCTTCGACCATCAGGGAGTGCATCAATGAAATACTGGCTTCTCACCTGCTGCCTGCTCGCCCTGAGCGGCTGCTCCAGCGAATACATCATCACCACCACCGACGGCCAGATGCTCACCAGCCATGGCAAGCCGGAACTGGATCGCGATACCGGCATGCTCGAATTCGAAGACAGCGAAGGCCGCGTGCAGCAGATTCCACAAGCCAACGTGAAGCAGATGCTGGAACGCTGAACGCCCCTTACAGCAGCACAGAACCCCGCCATGGCGGGGTTCTTTTTGCCCGCCGAGAATGCTGGCATATCGCTTGCTTGAGCATTGCCAACATAACTCTCTCCAACGGCGGAGTCAGTTCATAGACAATGGCGTCGTTTCTGGTTACCCAACCGCGGTAACCGGGACGGCGCCTTTTTGTTCAACGGCGGAACAAAGCACATGAGCACGAACGACACTACCCGTAGCGACAACCTGGCCTGGGTCGCAGGCAGCGATGCCCCGGAAAAGAGCGCCTTGAACCTGGGCTTCATGGCCCTCACCGACTCGGCTTCGCTGATCGTCGCCGCCACCCAGGGCTTCGCCCAGCCCTACGGCCTGACGCTCAACCTGCAGCGCCAGGCCTC
The window above is part of the Pseudomonas alcaligenes genome. Proteins encoded here:
- a CDS encoding DUF1289 domain-containing protein; protein product: MPHQRIKTPCVGLCSTVYGDLVCRGCKRFHHEVVNWNLYAEEEKHAVWRRLEQLLVQVMEGKLEVFDAARLRQQLEQHQVRFVPEQSEYCWAYQLIARASRLINRLDAYGLALLPEFRDWPLPDLREAIDREFFLLSEAHYERYIAPKFLREGMEIRV
- a CDS encoding YgdI/YgdR family lipoprotein, encoding MKYWLLTCCLLALSGCSSEYIITTTDGQMLTSHGKPELDRDTGMLEFEDSEGRVQQIPQANVKQMLER
- a CDS encoding universal stress protein, with product MQANRSILVVMDPQQADGLALKRAKLIAAVTHSHLHLLVADKKQEHAGYLAAAKTDLEQEGFSVSTQQAWHDSTYQTVIAAQQAEGCDLVVKQHVPDNPLKKAILTPEDWKLLRYCPSPVLMVKTDTPWHGGIILAAVDVGNSDVQHRTLHNSIVNHGYNIAELAQATLHVISAHPSPMLSAADPTFQLKETIEARYREQCKAFQAEYAVSDERLHIEEGPADVLIPYTAQKLKAAVTVIGTVARTGLSGALIGNTAEVVLDILESDVLVLKPDSITSHLEELVAQR
- the acnB gene encoding bifunctional aconitate hydratase 2/2-methylisocitrate dehydratase, yielding MLEAYRKHVAERAAQGIAPQPLNAEQTAGLVELLKNPPAGEEAFLVDLLTNRVPPGVDEAAYVKAGFLSAVAKGEASSPLVSKQHAIELLGTMQGGYNIATLVEMLDNAELSAVAAEQLKHTLLMFDAFHDVAEKAKAGNANAKAVLASWADGEWFKNRPAVPEKVTLTVFKVTGETNTDDLSPAPDAWSRPDIPLHALAMLKMARDGINPDAPGSVGPIKQMEALKAKGFPVAYVGDVVGTGSSRKSATNSVLWFFGDDIPNVPNKRAGGFCFGTKIAPIFYNTMEDAGALPIEFDCTNLAMGDVIDVYPYKGEVRRNGSNELVTSFELKTDVLLDEVRAGGRIPLIVGRGLTEKARAELGLGVTDLFKKPVAPVDTGKGFTLAQKMVGRACGLPEGQGVRPGTYCEPKMTTVGSQDTTGPMTRDELKDLACLGFSADLVMQSFCHTAAYPKPIDVTTHHTLPDFIMTRGGVSLRPGDGIIHSWLNRMLLPDTVGTGGDSHTRFPMGISFPAGSGLVAFAAATGVMPLDMPESVLVRFKGKLQPGITLRDLVHAIPYYAIQQGLLTVEKKGKKNIFSGRILEIEGLNELTVEQAFELSDASAERSAAGCTIKLPESAIAEYLKSNITLLRWMISEGYGDARTLERRAQAMEAWLANPQLLEGDKDAEYAAVIEIDLADVKEPVLCAPNDPDDARLLSSVQGRKIDEVFIGSCMTNIGHFRAAGKLLDKVKGGIPTRLWLAPPTKMDAHQLTEEGYYGIYGKAGARMEMPGCSLCMGNQARVQTGSTVVSTSTRNFPNRLGDATDVFLASAELAAVASIIGKLPTVEEYMEYAKNIDSMAADVYRYLSFDQIAEFREAAASANIPVVQA
- a CDS encoding tRNA isopentenyl-2-thiomethyl-A-37 hydroxylase MiaE, with the translated sequence MNLPEIHEFLGCPTPDAWVRAALADQPTLLIDHKNNEFKAASTAMALIAKYNNQLDLINFMSRLAREELVHHEQVLRIMKKRKIDLRPVSAARYASGLRAVVRNHEPHKLIDTLVVGAFIEARSCERFEALVPHLDEELGKFYGGLLKSEARHFQGYLKLAYQYGDAADVDAVIEKVRAVERELIESPDSEFRFHSGVPAVA